The following proteins are co-located in the Sphingomonas panacis genome:
- a CDS encoding exopolysaccharide biosynthesis polyprenyl glycosylphosphotransferase has protein sequence MSFDPVPLAPRGISKQMIRGRLVLSVLAVDLVAIVAPIVLAAWVHLGYFFGVRVVSLLILVLPLYYLIALQIKAFSLRNIIKPPRSMRKAFSALLGAYAIGLAITFATRSNEELSRVLVATGCLLSCFSLILARGIFADLAARALGGTPATEIVIVDGVEPPPQCTATRVDVQGAGIIPNLSDPMMLHRIGECVFQADRVIISCPPERRGKWALALKGAGVQVEVLAPELDALGAIGTSQYHGFATAVVAVGPLSGIDRVTKRIFDLVVAGGMLIGLLPLLLIVAIAIKCDSRGPVLFAQQRVGQGNRLFRMLKFRSMHVAQADASASRLVTRGDPRVTRVGWFIRQTSIDELPQLLNVLRGEMSIVGPRPHATGALAGRALYWEVSAHYWNRHAVKPGLTGLAQVRGFRGNTETGADLLNRLQADLAYLESWTVWRDVILVLQTFKVLMHRNAF, from the coding sequence GTGTCGTTTGATCCGGTCCCGCTCGCACCGCGCGGCATATCCAAGCAAATGATTCGCGGTCGGCTGGTGCTCTCGGTGCTGGCGGTCGATCTGGTCGCGATCGTCGCGCCGATCGTGCTCGCCGCATGGGTGCATCTCGGCTATTTCTTCGGCGTGCGCGTGGTCAGCCTGCTCATTCTGGTGCTGCCGCTCTATTATCTCATCGCCTTGCAGATAAAGGCGTTTTCGCTCCGCAACATCATCAAGCCGCCGCGTAGCATGCGCAAGGCGTTCTCCGCATTGCTCGGAGCCTATGCGATCGGCCTGGCGATCACCTTCGCCACGCGCTCGAACGAGGAATTGTCGCGTGTGCTGGTGGCGACCGGCTGTCTGCTGAGCTGCTTTTCCCTGATCCTCGCGCGCGGGATCTTCGCCGATCTGGCGGCGCGCGCGCTCGGTGGAACCCCGGCGACCGAGATCGTCATCGTCGATGGCGTCGAGCCTCCCCCGCAATGCACCGCGACCCGTGTCGACGTGCAGGGGGCTGGCATCATTCCCAATCTCAGCGATCCGATGATGCTGCATCGCATCGGCGAATGTGTGTTTCAGGCCGATCGCGTCATCATTTCCTGTCCGCCCGAGCGACGGGGCAAATGGGCGTTGGCGCTCAAGGGCGCGGGCGTTCAGGTCGAGGTACTCGCGCCTGAGCTCGACGCATTGGGCGCGATCGGCACCAGCCAGTATCATGGCTTTGCTACCGCGGTGGTCGCGGTCGGCCCCCTCAGCGGTATCGATCGGGTTACCAAGCGGATATTCGATCTCGTCGTGGCAGGCGGCATGCTGATCGGGCTGCTGCCGCTGCTGCTGATCGTCGCGATCGCGATCAAATGCGATTCGCGCGGACCGGTTCTGTTCGCTCAACAGCGTGTCGGGCAGGGCAACCGGCTGTTCAGGATGCTCAAGTTCCGCAGCATGCACGTCGCGCAGGCGGACGCGAGCGCCAGCCGCCTCGTCACGCGTGGCGATCCGCGTGTGACGCGGGTCGGCTGGTTCATTCGCCAGACCAGCATCGATGAATTGCCACAGCTTCTAAACGTTCTGCGCGGCGAGATGAGTATCGTCGGCCCGCGCCCGCACGCGACCGGCGCGCTGGCGGGCAGGGCGCTCTACTGGGAGGTGTCGGCGCATTACTGGAACCGTCACGCCGTCAAGCCGGGGCTGACCGGGCTGGCACAGGTACGCGGGTTTCGCGGCAATACCGAGACAGGTGCCGATCTGCTCAACCGGCTTCAGGCTGATCTCGCCTATCTCGAATCCTGGACGGTGTGGCGCGACGTGATTCTGGTTTTGCAGACGTTCAAGGTGCTGATGCACCGCAACGCTTTTTAA
- the galU gene encoding UTP--glucose-1-phosphate uridylyltransferase GalU, whose protein sequence is MTIKPVRKAVFPVAGLGTRFLPATKAMPKEMLTVLDKPLIQYAVEEALEAGIEQIIFVTGRNKSALEDHFDISYELEDTMRRRGKSLAVVESIRMKPGSPVYVRQQEPLGLGHAVWCAREIVGDEPFAVLLPDELMAGTPGFMKQMVEAYQTVGGNVVGALEVAPSETHKYGIISPGKVDGRLTEVKALVEKPAQGSAPSNLMIPGRYILQPEVMRILEKQETGAGGEIQLTDAMLQLIGKQPFHGFTFSGERYDCGDKAGFIQANLAIALAHADIGPSVRAFATELLAK, encoded by the coding sequence ATGACGATCAAGCCGGTGCGCAAGGCGGTTTTCCCGGTGGCGGGTCTGGGTACGCGGTTTCTACCAGCGACCAAGGCGATGCCGAAGGAAATGCTCACGGTTCTTGACAAGCCTTTGATCCAATATGCGGTCGAGGAAGCGCTCGAAGCGGGGATCGAGCAGATCATCTTCGTCACCGGCCGCAACAAATCGGCGTTGGAAGACCATTTCGATATTTCCTACGAGCTTGAGGACACGATGCGCCGTCGCGGCAAATCGCTCGCCGTGGTCGAGAGCATTCGTATGAAGCCGGGTTCGCCCGTCTATGTCCGCCAGCAGGAGCCGCTGGGCCTGGGCCATGCGGTGTGGTGCGCGCGCGAGATCGTCGGCGACGAACCGTTCGCGGTGCTGCTGCCGGACGAGTTGATGGCCGGCACGCCCGGCTTCATGAAGCAGATGGTCGAGGCGTATCAGACGGTCGGCGGCAATGTGGTGGGCGCGCTCGAAGTGGCGCCGTCGGAAACGCACAAATATGGCATCATCTCGCCGGGCAAGGTCGATGGCCGGCTGACCGAGGTCAAGGCGTTGGTCGAGAAGCCAGCGCAGGGCAGTGCGCCCTCGAACCTGATGATTCCGGGCCGCTACATCCTCCAGCCCGAAGTGATGCGGATTTTGGAGAAGCAGGAAACCGGTGCCGGTGGCGAGATCCAGTTGACCGATGCGATGCTGCAACTGATCGGCAAGCAGCCGTTCCACGGCTTCACCTTCTCGGGCGAACGTTACGATTGTGGCGACAAGGCCGGCTTCATTCAGGCCAACCTCGCGATCGCGCTGGCGCATGCCGACATCGGCCCGAGCGTTCGCGCGTTCGCTACGGAATTGCTGGCAAAGTAA